Proteins encoded within one genomic window of Pongo pygmaeus isolate AG05252 chromosome 6, NHGRI_mPonPyg2-v2.0_pri, whole genome shotgun sequence:
- the LOC129040830 gene encoding olfactory receptor 2A1/2A42-like produces MLYVCLFFFSSEMLKNQTMVTEFLLLGFLLGPRIQMLLFGLFSLFYVFTLLGNRAILGLISLDSRLRTPMYFFLSYLAIVDITYACSTVPQMLMNLLHPAKPISFAGCMTQTFLFLSFAHTECLLLVLMSYDRYVAICHPLRYSVIMTWRVCITLAITSWMCGSLLALVHVSLILRLPFCGPHEINHFFCEILSVLRLACADTWLNQVVIFAACVFILVGPLCLMLVSYSHMLAAILRIQFGEGHRKTFSTCSSHLCMMGLFFGSAIVLYMAPKSRHPEEQQKVLFLVYSFFNLMLNPLIYSLRNVEVKGALRRALCKESHS; encoded by the coding sequence atgttgtatgtttgtttgtttttttttagtagtgaaaTGCTGAAAAATCAGACAATGGTCACAGAGTTCCTCCTACTGGGATTTCTCCTGGGCCCAAGGATTCAGATGCTCCTCTTTGGGCTCTTCTCCCTCTTCTATGTCTTCACCCTGCTGGGGAACAGGGCCATCCTGGGGCTCATCTCACTGGACTCCAGACTCCgcacccccatgtacttcttcctctcaTACCTGGCCATCGTCGACATCACCTACGCCTGCAGCACAGTGCCCCAGATGCTGATGAACCTCCTGCATCCAGCCAAGCCCATCTCCTTTGCTGGCTGCATGACACAGACCTTTCTCTTTTTGAGTTTTGCACATACTGAATGCCTCCTGTTGGTGCTGATGTCCTACGATCGGTACGTGGCTATCTGCCACCCTCTCCGATATTCCGTCATCATGACCTGGAGAGTCTGCATCACCCTGGCTATCACTTCCTGGATGTGTGGCTCCCTCCTGGCTCTGGTCCATGTGAGCCTCATCCTAAGACTGCCCTTCTGTGGGCCTCATGAAATCAACCACTTCTTCTGTGAAATCCTGTCTGTCCTCAGGCTGGCCTGTGCTGATACCTGGCTCAACCAGGTGGTCATCTTTGCAGCCTGCGTGTTCATCCTGGTGGGACCACTCTGCCTGATGCTGGTCTCCTACTCACACATGCTGGCGGCCATCCTGAGGATCCAGTTTGGGGAGGGCCACAGAAAGACCTTCTCTacctgctcctcccacctctgcaTGATGGGACTCTTCTTTGGCAGCGCCATCGTCCTGTACATGGCCCCCAAGTCCCGCCATCCTGAGGAGCAGCAAAAGGTCCTTTTTCTAGTTTACAGTTTTTTCAACCTGATGCTGAACCCCCTGATTTACAGCCTGAGGAACGTAGAGGTCAAGGGTGCCCTGAGGAGAGCACTGTGCAAGGAAAGTCATTCCTAA